One Amorphoplanes digitatis genomic window carries:
- a CDS encoding DNA gyrase/topoisomerase IV subunit B, with amino-acid sequence MTAQPEILYGADDLTHLEGLDAVRKRPGMYIGSTDSRGVNHLANEIIDNATDEGVGGHAEHVAVILHADGSVQVDDDGRGIPTDINAKSGLNGVELVLTRLHAGGKFGGSGYKTSGGLHGVGASAVNALSLRFDVTVKRDGKVHELSFRRGVPGVFAGPGPEAAFVPESGLRVVRRMKRGERAGTSIRYWYDARYFEAGARLDVDIVKAKLRNTAFLVPGVAYVLRDETGEEPVEEKFHYPHGLTDMVEFLTPSGEKPVSGILMITGEGTYKENAADANGVMQSNVVRHAQVEIAFRWGTGYDRTVECFTNTIRNVHGGTHRKGFERALVRALTDAIRNARGLLKPKEDPPVLDDLLEGMTAVIHVRVPEPQFTSQTKDELSTAGVTRVLQTLVEQHIKGWIDDRRTKTEARTVLQKVVDAARVRLTQKQQKDAARRKTALEGASMPPKLVDCRSTGIGRSELYIVEGDSALGTARMARSSEYQALLPIRGKILNVQKASLQQVLDNVECSAIVQVLGAGSGRTFDMSTMRYGRVMIMADADVDGSHIRTLLITLFAKYMRPVIEGGRLFAAMPPLHKVATKGRNAETVYTYTQQEMERTVGRLEQAGKSVVKPVPRFKGLGEMDADELWDTTMNPATRTVRRITIDDAEQAEATLELLMGERVEPRRNWLIEAAGRIDHETIDA; translated from the coding sequence GTGACTGCGCAACCAGAGATCCTCTACGGGGCTGACGACCTCACGCACCTCGAAGGACTCGACGCTGTCCGCAAGCGCCCGGGCATGTACATCGGATCCACCGACAGCCGTGGCGTCAATCACCTCGCCAACGAGATCATCGACAACGCCACCGACGAGGGCGTCGGCGGCCACGCCGAGCACGTCGCGGTCATCCTGCACGCCGACGGCTCGGTCCAGGTCGACGACGACGGGCGCGGCATCCCCACCGACATCAACGCCAAGTCCGGCCTCAACGGCGTCGAGCTGGTCCTGACCCGGCTGCACGCGGGCGGCAAGTTCGGCGGCTCCGGCTACAAGACCTCGGGCGGCCTGCACGGCGTCGGCGCCTCGGCGGTCAACGCGCTGTCGCTGCGCTTCGACGTGACCGTCAAGCGCGACGGCAAGGTGCACGAGCTCTCCTTCCGCCGCGGCGTGCCCGGCGTCTTCGCAGGCCCCGGGCCCGAGGCGGCCTTCGTGCCCGAGTCCGGCCTGCGCGTGGTCCGCCGGATGAAGCGCGGCGAGCGCGCCGGCACCTCGATCCGCTACTGGTACGACGCCCGCTACTTCGAGGCCGGCGCGCGCCTGGACGTCGACATCGTCAAGGCCAAGCTGCGCAACACGGCCTTCCTGGTGCCCGGCGTGGCCTACGTGCTGCGCGACGAGACCGGCGAGGAGCCGGTCGAGGAGAAGTTCCACTACCCGCACGGCCTCACCGACATGGTGGAGTTCCTCACCCCGTCGGGTGAAAAGCCGGTCTCCGGGATTCTGATGATCACCGGCGAGGGCACCTACAAGGAGAACGCCGCCGACGCCAACGGCGTCATGCAGTCCAACGTCGTCCGCCACGCGCAGGTCGAGATCGCGTTCCGCTGGGGCACCGGCTACGACCGCACGGTCGAGTGCTTCACCAACACCATCCGCAACGTGCACGGCGGCACCCACCGCAAGGGCTTCGAGCGGGCCCTGGTCCGCGCCCTGACCGACGCGATCCGCAACGCCCGCGGCCTGCTCAAGCCCAAGGAGGACCCGCCGGTCCTCGACGACCTGCTCGAGGGCATGACCGCGGTCATCCACGTGCGGGTGCCCGAGCCGCAGTTCACCTCGCAGACCAAGGACGAGCTCTCCACCGCCGGGGTGACCCGGGTGCTGCAGACCCTGGTCGAGCAGCACATCAAGGGCTGGATCGACGATCGGCGCACCAAGACCGAGGCCCGCACGGTCCTGCAGAAGGTCGTCGACGCGGCCCGGGTGCGCCTGACCCAGAAGCAGCAGAAGGACGCGGCCCGCCGCAAGACCGCGCTCGAGGGCGCCTCGATGCCGCCCAAGCTTGTCGACTGCCGCTCCACCGGCATCGGCCGCAGCGAGCTCTACATCGTCGAGGGCGACAGCGCGCTCGGCACCGCCCGGATGGCCCGCAGCTCGGAATACCAGGCCCTGCTGCCGATCCGAGGCAAGATCCTCAACGTGCAGAAGGCGAGCCTCCAGCAGGTCCTCGACAACGTCGAGTGCTCGGCCATCGTGCAGGTGCTCGGCGCGGGCTCCGGCCGCACCTTCGACATGAGCACGATGCGATACGGCCGAGTCATGATCATGGCGGACGCGGACGTCGACGGCTCGCACATCCGCACGCTGCTGATCACGCTCTTCGCCAAGTACATGCGCCCGGTGATCGAGGGTGGCCGGCTGTTCGCCGCCATGCCCCCGCTGCACAAGGTCGCCACCAAGGGCCGCAACGCCGAGACCGTCTACACCTACACGCAGCAGGAGATGGAGCGGACCGTCGGCCGGCTCGAACAGGCCGGCAAGTCCGTGGTCAAGCCGGTGCCCCGGTTCAAGGGCCTCGGCGAGATGGACGCCGACGAGTTGTGGGACACGACGATGAACCCGGCGACCCGCACCGTGCGGCGCATCACCATCGACGACGCCGAGCAGGCCGAGGCCACGCTCGAACTGCTGATGGGCGAGCGGGTCGAACCGCGCAGGAACTGGTTGATCGAGGCCGCCGGCCGCATCGACCACGAGACGATCGACGCCTGA
- a CDS encoding DNA gyrase/topoisomerase IV subunit A, which produces MARRKNEQSRVDLSAFDQAGARVIDNSLTTEVEDSYLEYAYSVIHSRALPDARDGLKPVHRRILWSMQEQGHRPDRPYVKSARVVGDVMGKYHPHGDLAIYDAMVRLAQGFSLNAPLIDGHGNFGSPDDGPAASRYTEARMSREAMLLVGELGEGTVDFKPNYDGSEQEPRVLPAAFPNLLVNGTSGIAVGMATNMIPHNLGEIVAAARHLITDPEADLDALMRFVPGPDLPTAGQLLGLDEVRRAYETGRGVVRMRARAQTGPLEGGRGRQAITVVELPYGVGTEKIIEAITDEVKGKLITSGPRKGQRQPARLQGIADVKDLTDREHGIRLVIECKVGVNPQALLADLYRLTPLESSFGINNLVLVDGQPRTLGLKALLEVFLAHRYEVVTRRTTHRRTKRQDRLHLVDGLLIALIDIDRVVAIIRGSDDAAAAKVGLMSEFGLTDIQATYILDTPLRRLTRFDRIELETEQERLRAEIAELSRILDNDDVLKQVVSDELAAVAAEFGGPRRTTLIDGDLKEVLAASVPAGPLEVADDPCQVILSATGLIARTAAESEETIEARRRSGRVKHDAVRAVVHSTARGRVLLVTSAGRAFKTDVLPLPVLPEQSGTVSVRGGMSASELIPLAPGERVVGLAPLGTDGSPGLAMGTRLGVVKVCSPEWPVRSDEFEVITLKDGDEVLGAGWLTDGAESLAFVSSDASMLRFPAKLVRPQGLKGGGMAGMNLAAEAEVVSFNVVDTTDPQHGDPMVVTSTGTQVKVTPFASYPAKGRATGGVRVQRFLKGESRLELAWVGTRPVGASRNGDPVELPDPDGRRDGSGEAVLMGPQIIGHLIERG; this is translated from the coding sequence ATGGCACGCCGCAAGAACGAACAGTCCCGGGTGGACCTGTCGGCCTTCGACCAGGCCGGCGCCAGGGTCATCGACAACTCGCTCACCACCGAGGTCGAGGACTCCTACCTGGAGTACGCGTACTCGGTCATCCACTCCCGCGCCCTGCCGGACGCGCGCGACGGGCTCAAGCCCGTGCACCGTCGCATCCTCTGGTCGATGCAGGAGCAGGGCCACCGCCCCGACCGCCCCTACGTGAAGTCGGCCCGCGTCGTCGGCGATGTTATGGGCAAGTACCACCCGCACGGTGACCTTGCGATCTACGACGCGATGGTTCGCCTGGCGCAGGGCTTCTCGCTGAACGCGCCGCTGATCGACGGGCACGGCAACTTCGGCTCGCCCGACGACGGGCCGGCCGCCTCGCGATACACCGAGGCCCGGATGTCGCGCGAGGCGATGCTGCTGGTCGGCGAGCTCGGCGAGGGCACCGTCGACTTCAAGCCCAACTACGACGGCTCCGAGCAGGAGCCGCGGGTGCTGCCCGCGGCCTTCCCCAACCTGCTGGTCAACGGCACGTCCGGCATCGCCGTCGGCATGGCGACCAACATGATCCCGCACAACCTCGGCGAGATCGTCGCGGCGGCCCGGCACCTGATCACGGATCCCGAGGCCGACCTCGACGCGCTCATGCGCTTCGTGCCCGGCCCCGACCTGCCCACCGCCGGCCAGCTGCTCGGCCTCGACGAGGTGCGCCGGGCATACGAGACCGGCCGCGGCGTGGTGCGGATGCGGGCCCGCGCGCAGACCGGCCCGCTGGAGGGCGGCCGCGGCCGCCAGGCGATCACCGTGGTCGAGCTGCCCTACGGCGTGGGCACCGAGAAGATCATCGAGGCGATCACCGACGAGGTGAAGGGCAAGCTCATCACCTCCGGCCCGCGCAAGGGCCAGCGCCAGCCGGCCCGGCTGCAGGGCATCGCCGACGTCAAGGACCTCACCGACCGCGAGCACGGCATCCGCCTGGTCATCGAGTGCAAGGTCGGCGTCAACCCGCAGGCCCTGCTCGCCGACCTCTACCGGCTGACCCCGCTGGAGTCGTCGTTCGGCATCAACAACCTGGTGCTTGTCGACGGGCAGCCGCGGACGCTGGGCCTCAAGGCGCTGCTCGAGGTGTTCCTGGCGCACCGCTACGAGGTGGTGACCCGGCGCACCACGCATCGGCGTACCAAGCGGCAGGACCGGCTGCACCTGGTCGACGGCCTGCTCATCGCGCTCATCGACATCGACCGGGTGGTGGCGATCATCCGCGGCAGCGACGACGCCGCGGCCGCCAAGGTCGGCCTGATGAGCGAGTTCGGCCTCACCGACATCCAGGCGACGTACATCCTGGACACCCCGCTGCGCCGGCTCACCCGCTTCGACCGCATCGAGCTGGAGACGGAGCAGGAGCGCCTGCGCGCCGAGATCGCCGAGCTCAGCCGCATCCTCGACAACGACGACGTGCTCAAGCAGGTCGTCTCCGACGAGCTCGCGGCGGTGGCGGCGGAGTTCGGCGGACCGCGCCGCACGACGCTCATCGACGGCGACCTCAAGGAGGTCCTCGCGGCCTCGGTTCCGGCCGGGCCGCTGGAGGTCGCGGACGACCCGTGCCAGGTCATCCTCTCCGCGACCGGGCTGATCGCCCGCACCGCGGCGGAGAGCGAGGAGACGATCGAGGCGCGCCGCCGCAGTGGCCGGGTGAAGCACGACGCGGTCCGCGCCGTGGTGCACTCGACCGCCCGCGGCCGGGTGCTGCTGGTGACCAGCGCCGGCCGGGCGTTCAAGACGGACGTGCTGCCGCTGCCGGTGCTGCCGGAGCAGTCGGGCACGGTGTCGGTGCGCGGCGGCATGTCGGCCTCGGAGCTGATCCCGCTGGCGCCGGGTGAGCGGGTGGTCGGCCTGGCCCCACTCGGCACCGACGGCTCGCCGGGCCTGGCGATGGGCACCCGGCTGGGCGTGGTCAAGGTCTGCTCGCCGGAGTGGCCGGTCCGCTCGGACGAGTTCGAGGTCATCACCCTCAAGGACGGCGACGAGGTGCTCGGCGCGGGCTGGCTGACCGACGGCGCGGAATCGCTGGCCTTCGTCTCCTCGGACGCCTCGATGCTGCGCTTCCCCGCGAAACTGGTCCGCCCGCAGGGCCTCAAGGGCGGCGGCATGGCGGGCATGAACCTGGCGGCGGAAGCCGAGGTGGTCTCGTTCAACGTGGTGGACACGACGGACCCGCAGCACGGCGACCCGATGGTGGTGACCTCCACCGGCACCCAGGTCAAGGTGACCCCGTTCGCGTCCTACCCGGCGAAGGGCCGGGCCACCGGCGGCGTCCGGGTCCAGCGCTTCCTCAAGGGCGAGTCCCGCCTCGAACTGGCCTGGGTGGGCACCCGCCCGGTCGGCGCGAGCAGGAACGGCGACCCGGTGGAGCTTCCGGACCCGGACGGCCGCCGCGACGGTTCCGGCGAGGCCGTCCTGATGGGCCCGCAGATCATCGGCCACCTGATCGAACGAGGCTGA
- a CDS encoding DinB family protein, whose amino-acid sequence MRHDRTLARRPGAATDPALPAPETKDWTWVLDKPCGFCGFDSRDLAAADLATTIAGLAPQWRQVLTRADVAERPEPAIWSPLEYACHVRDVFAVFGERAELILADDDARFADWDGDAAALADRYWEQDPSTVADELAARCRHVAAVFAAAPEQTWGRRGVRSNGSVFTFESLGRYLLHDVEHHLADVTGPPARTADKA is encoded by the coding sequence TTGCGTCATGACCGAACCCTCGCCCGTCGTCCCGGCGCGGCAACCGACCCCGCGCTTCCCGCTCCGGAGACCAAGGACTGGACCTGGGTGCTCGACAAGCCGTGCGGGTTCTGCGGCTTCGACAGCCGGGACCTCGCCGCGGCGGACCTGGCCACGACCATCGCGGGCCTCGCGCCCCAGTGGCGGCAGGTCCTCACCCGCGCCGACGTCGCCGAGCGCCCCGAACCGGCGATCTGGTCCCCGCTGGAGTACGCCTGCCACGTCCGCGACGTGTTCGCCGTCTTCGGCGAGCGCGCCGAACTGATCCTCGCCGACGACGACGCCCGCTTCGCCGACTGGGACGGCGACGCCGCCGCGCTGGCCGACCGCTACTGGGAGCAGGACCCGTCGACGGTCGCGGACGAACTGGCGGCGCGATGCCGGCATGTCGCGGCGGTGTTCGCGGCGGCGCCCGAGCAGACCTGGGGCCGCCGCGGCGTGCGCTCGAACGGATCGGTCTTCACCTTCGAGTCGCTGGGCCGCTACCTGCTTCACGACGTGGAGCACCACCTGGCGGACGTGACCGGCCCGCCGGCTCGCACGGCCGACAAAGCCTGA
- a CDS encoding maleylpyruvate isomerase family mycothiol-dependent enzyme, whose protein sequence is MNQNRELREAVAAERREQAELLAGLRPEQWDAPTLCEGWRVREVVAHTTMPFRTSLGRTVLELARARGDVNRMADRCARRDAARLSDRELLAALRDNIDHPWTPPGGGVRGALSHDVIHGLDITVGLGLDRRVPPERIALVLAGLSRRNIAFFGVDLDGIALHATDLDWTYGTGTPVRGAAQDLLLVLCGRNLPPGRLSPALPARGPAPAR, encoded by the coding sequence ATGAACCAGAACAGAGAACTTCGCGAAGCGGTGGCCGCGGAACGCCGCGAGCAGGCCGAACTGCTCGCCGGCCTGCGACCGGAACAGTGGGACGCGCCGACCCTGTGCGAGGGCTGGCGGGTCCGCGAGGTCGTCGCCCACACCACCATGCCGTTCCGGACGTCATTGGGCCGGACCGTGCTGGAGCTGGCGCGGGCCCGGGGAGACGTCAACCGCATGGCGGACCGCTGCGCACGCCGCGACGCCGCCCGGCTCTCGGACCGTGAGTTGCTGGCCGCGCTGCGCGACAACATCGACCACCCATGGACGCCACCGGGCGGCGGCGTCCGCGGCGCGCTCTCGCACGACGTCATCCACGGCCTCGACATCACGGTCGGCCTCGGCCTGGATCGGCGGGTACCGCCGGAGCGGATCGCCCTGGTGCTGGCCGGACTCAGCCGGAGGAACATCGCGTTCTTCGGCGTGGACCTCGACGGCATCGCCCTGCACGCGACCGACCTCGACTGGACCTACGGCACCGGCACCCCGGTCCGAGGCGCCGCGCAGGACCTGTTGCTGGTCCTCTGCGGACGCAACCTGCCGCCTGGCCGCCTCAGCCCCGCACTACCGGCACGCGGCCCGGCCCCGGCACGATGA
- a CDS encoding MarR family winged helix-turn-helix transcriptional regulator, which produces MERDLLDLPVLLLSAARALVDGIDAGVRARGFDDLRPAHGFAFVRLSGDGATVGQLAEHLNVTKQAASQMIEELVTKGYVTRRPHPDDARARLVVLTPKGWACTRAADEAATELLRPWAAALGPERLAALRADLARLGTPGRVRPIW; this is translated from the coding sequence GTGGAACGTGACCTCCTCGACCTTCCGGTGCTGCTGCTCAGCGCCGCCCGCGCGCTGGTGGACGGCATCGACGCCGGCGTGCGGGCCCGCGGCTTCGACGACCTGCGCCCGGCGCACGGCTTCGCGTTCGTGCGCCTCTCCGGCGACGGCGCGACGGTCGGGCAGCTCGCCGAGCACCTGAACGTGACGAAGCAGGCAGCCAGCCAGATGATCGAGGAGCTGGTGACCAAGGGCTACGTGACGCGCCGCCCGCACCCGGACGACGCCCGCGCGCGGCTCGTCGTGCTGACCCCGAAGGGCTGGGCCTGCACCCGCGCGGCCGACGAGGCGGCGACCGAGCTGCTGCGCCCGTGGGCGGCCGCCCTGGGACCCGAGCGCCTGGCGGCACTACGCGCCGACCTCGCCCGGCTGGGCACCCCCGGCCGCGTGCGCCCGATCTGGTGA
- a CDS encoding cupin domain-containing protein has product MVKLLDYFVKQLDYLPEGIDMPVVREHDAVAHQLHGATFNSFVAPSSGSTELCAWRLEVAAGTTGVPHRVSREEVLLIMSGEVTVSIDGVVSALRPGEVAFVPAGAMFGLDNASGVPATAWVTTSVGLEATLPDGSSISPPWVR; this is encoded by the coding sequence TTGGTCAAGCTGCTGGACTATTTCGTCAAGCAGCTTGACTACCTTCCCGAAGGGATCGACATGCCAGTCGTCCGCGAGCACGACGCCGTCGCGCACCAGCTGCACGGCGCCACCTTCAACTCCTTCGTCGCGCCCTCGTCCGGCAGCACCGAGCTCTGCGCCTGGCGGCTCGAGGTGGCCGCCGGCACGACCGGGGTGCCGCACCGGGTGAGCCGCGAGGAGGTGCTTCTCATCATGTCCGGCGAGGTCACCGTGTCCATCGACGGCGTCGTCAGCGCGTTGCGGCCCGGCGAGGTCGCGTTCGTGCCGGCGGGCGCGATGTTCGGTCTCGACAACGCCTCCGGCGTCCCGGCCACCGCCTGGGTCACCACTAGCGTCGGACTCGAGGCCACCCTCCCCGACGGCTCCTCGATCAGCCCGCCCTGGGTGCGCTGA
- a CDS encoding GGDEF domain-containing protein, whose amino-acid sequence MRQRLRALSSDRLLLALIAATAGLAVWYATGPSSRTVQVVTAWVFIASMHACLIWITRSFTRTPGLPAPILRFWRAVLVGAIAYLAGDLAQVVLAATQPGLPSAATGGTIRTATLSAGSAWLLLALLASPLGLATRRARLRFWLDVATVMVAAVVVGWYLVAPDRPADLLSAAAPVLTGPVILLLCVFAVAKLTMSGTALFTRACAVIGTTAAAIKAGADLLICDGLDPRRLHWFLAMTIAANAGLTIAARVTQMQLARNPLALDGPRVRRPYSLLPYGAIVVTYGLLTVAIWRNEAATVPIALTGAAISTLLVVLRQLDAFHENAQLLAKLHCSLDQRETLAARLQHQAFHDGLTGLPNRQLYSHRLDAALAAGAPAVVMLIDLDDFKLVNDAHGHAAGDHLLKVIADRMRACVRSSDTVSRIGGDEFAVLLSSLPGDDALEIAARIVREIEAPVPVDGGAARVGASVGIAFARPGPAGHLPDGEALLREADHAMYAVKRDGKGSYAVSPG is encoded by the coding sequence ATGCGCCAGAGGCTCCGCGCGCTGAGCTCCGACCGGCTGCTGCTCGCCCTGATCGCCGCCACCGCCGGCCTGGCCGTCTGGTACGCGACCGGCCCGTCGAGCCGCACCGTCCAGGTCGTCACGGCCTGGGTCTTCATCGCCTCGATGCACGCCTGCCTGATCTGGATCACCCGGTCGTTCACCCGCACACCCGGCCTGCCCGCGCCGATCCTGCGCTTCTGGCGCGCCGTGCTGGTCGGCGCGATCGCCTACCTCGCCGGCGACCTGGCCCAGGTGGTGCTGGCGGCCACCCAGCCCGGCCTGCCCAGCGCCGCGACCGGCGGAACGATCCGGACCGCGACCCTGTCGGCCGGCAGCGCCTGGCTGCTGCTCGCCCTGCTCGCCTCCCCGCTGGGCCTCGCCACCCGCCGCGCGCGCCTGCGCTTCTGGCTGGACGTCGCCACGGTGATGGTCGCGGCCGTCGTCGTCGGCTGGTACCTGGTGGCGCCCGACCGCCCCGCCGACCTGCTGAGCGCCGCGGCCCCGGTCCTGACCGGCCCGGTGATCCTGCTGCTGTGCGTCTTCGCCGTCGCCAAGCTGACGATGTCGGGCACGGCGCTGTTCACCCGCGCCTGCGCCGTCATCGGCACCACGGCCGCGGCGATCAAGGCGGGCGCGGACCTGCTCATCTGCGACGGGCTTGACCCCCGGCGGCTGCACTGGTTCCTGGCCATGACGATCGCCGCGAACGCGGGACTGACGATCGCGGCGCGCGTCACCCAGATGCAGCTCGCCCGCAACCCCCTGGCGCTCGACGGCCCGCGGGTGCGCCGGCCTTACAGCCTGCTCCCGTACGGCGCGATCGTGGTCACCTACGGCCTGCTGACCGTGGCGATCTGGCGCAACGAGGCGGCCACCGTCCCGATCGCGCTGACCGGCGCGGCGATCAGCACGCTGCTTGTGGTGCTGCGCCAGCTGGACGCGTTCCACGAGAACGCGCAACTGCTCGCCAAGCTGCACTGCTCGCTCGATCAGCGCGAGACCCTCGCGGCCCGGCTGCAACACCAGGCCTTCCACGACGGCCTCACCGGCCTGCCCAACCGCCAGCTGTACTCGCACCGGCTGGACGCGGCGCTCGCCGCCGGCGCACCGGCGGTGGTCATGCTGATCGACCTGGACGACTTCAAGCTGGTAAACGACGCACACGGCCACGCGGCCGGCGACCACCTGCTGAAGGTGATCGCCGACCGGATGCGTGCCTGCGTCAGGAGTTCGGACACGGTGTCCCGCATCGGCGGCGACGAATTCGCGGTACTGCTGTCGTCCCTGCCCGGCGACGACGCCCTCGAGATCGCGGCCCGCATCGTCCGCGAGATCGAGGCACCGGTCCCGGTCGACGGCGGCGCGGCGCGGGTGGGCGCCAGCGTCGGCATCGCCTTCGCCCGCCCCGGCCCGGCGGGCCACCTCCCCGACGGCGAGGCCCTGCTCCGCGAGGCCGACCACGCGATGTACGCGGTAAAACGCGACGGCAAGGGCTCCTACGCGGTATCCCCAGGCTGA
- a CDS encoding class I SAM-dependent methyltransferase, with amino-acid sequence MTDYRALNRASWDDRAPAHAASADYRVNDFADDPAHLSDVVRFDLPLLGDISGLRGVHLQCHIGTDTVSLARLGATMTGVDFSPASLAEARRLSRLAGNPVEFVESDVYDAAGKLGGGGFDLVYTGIGALCWLPDIRRWARVVAELLRPGGRLFIREGHPVLWALSDPLPEGGALTLEYPYFEQAEPLVWNEGGTYVETDAEFTHNTTHEWNHGLGEIVTALIDAGMSVTGLVEHDSVPWEALRGHMRRVGNDEWQLTDRPERLPHTYTLQAVRTAV; translated from the coding sequence GTGACCGACTATCGCGCACTCAACCGGGCAAGTTGGGACGATCGGGCACCGGCACACGCCGCCTCCGCCGACTACCGGGTGAACGACTTCGCCGACGACCCCGCACACCTCAGCGACGTGGTCCGCTTCGACCTGCCGCTGCTCGGCGACATCAGCGGCCTGCGCGGCGTACACCTGCAATGCCACATCGGCACCGACACGGTGTCGCTGGCCCGCCTCGGCGCGACGATGACCGGCGTCGACTTCTCACCCGCCTCGCTCGCGGAGGCGCGGCGGCTCTCCCGGCTGGCGGGCAATCCGGTCGAGTTCGTCGAGTCGGACGTCTACGACGCCGCCGGCAAGCTCGGCGGCGGCGGCTTCGACCTGGTCTACACCGGAATCGGCGCACTCTGCTGGCTGCCCGACATCCGCCGCTGGGCGCGGGTCGTGGCGGAGCTGCTGCGCCCCGGCGGCCGGCTGTTCATCCGGGAGGGCCATCCGGTTCTGTGGGCGCTGTCCGACCCGCTGCCCGAGGGCGGGGCGCTGACCCTCGAATACCCGTACTTCGAGCAGGCCGAGCCGCTGGTCTGGAACGAGGGCGGCACCTACGTCGAGACCGACGCCGAGTTCACCCACAACACCACCCACGAGTGGAACCACGGCCTCGGCGAGATAGTCACCGCGCTGATCGACGCCGGGATGTCGGTGACCGGGCTCGTCGAGCACGACTCCGTGCCGTGGGAGGCGCTGCGCGGCCACATGCGCCGGGTCGGCAACGACGAATGGCAGCTCACCGACCGTCCCGAGCGGCTGCCGCACACCTACACGCTCCAGGCGGTCCGCACGGCGGTTTAA
- a CDS encoding ROK family protein: protein METRRTTVRDVRRANRASLLTDLFHGGRQSRQQLGETTALSQASVSNLIGEMIDEGLVEEAGLVGSDGGRPRALLRVAPGHGYVVGADVGETRVLVELYDLAMSRLAMAQYPLDDGSDPAAAVALLLDGLAAVVKEAGVRCGEVLGFGVGVAGVVDQSGGSPVVHSQTTGWDAVPLGELLRAGTDVPVFVENGAKAVGQAEMWFGAGRGARHAVIVLVGAGVGAAVVLDGRSYRGAFSNAGEWGHTTLVYDGDLCRCGARGCLEAYIGSAKVIARIAAATGQEPEPGLLTRMLAAGGALEGPAAEIMAETVGYLGAGIAGLINLFSPERIVLGGPAGLALGERFLPDIRAAAARNALKQPYSRTRIDLCQLGPDAVAMGAATLPIARLLADGGLPPASDVSAPPSRAAHRRSLARGRG, encoded by the coding sequence TTGGAGACCAGGCGTACGACGGTGCGGGATGTCCGCCGCGCGAACCGGGCCAGCCTGCTCACGGACCTGTTCCACGGCGGCCGGCAGAGCCGCCAGCAACTCGGCGAGACGACCGCACTGAGCCAGGCGAGCGTGAGCAACCTGATCGGCGAGATGATCGACGAGGGCCTGGTCGAGGAGGCCGGCCTGGTCGGTTCGGACGGCGGCCGGCCGCGCGCGCTGCTGCGCGTGGCGCCCGGTCACGGCTACGTGGTCGGCGCCGACGTCGGCGAGACCCGGGTCCTGGTCGAGCTCTACGACCTGGCGATGTCCCGGCTCGCGATGGCGCAGTACCCGCTCGACGACGGCTCGGACCCCGCGGCGGCGGTGGCGCTGCTGCTCGATGGCCTGGCGGCGGTCGTCAAGGAGGCCGGCGTCCGGTGCGGGGAGGTGCTCGGATTCGGGGTGGGCGTTGCCGGCGTCGTCGACCAGTCCGGCGGCTCGCCGGTCGTCCATTCGCAGACCACCGGCTGGGACGCGGTGCCGCTGGGCGAGTTGCTGCGCGCGGGTACCGATGTGCCGGTCTTCGTGGAGAACGGTGCGAAGGCCGTCGGCCAGGCGGAGATGTGGTTCGGCGCGGGCCGGGGCGCGCGGCACGCGGTGATAGTGCTTGTCGGCGCCGGGGTCGGCGCGGCGGTCGTCCTGGACGGGCGCAGCTACCGCGGCGCGTTCAGCAACGCGGGGGAGTGGGGGCACACCACGCTCGTCTACGACGGTGACCTGTGCCGGTGCGGCGCGCGGGGCTGCCTGGAGGCGTACATCGGGTCGGCGAAGGTGATCGCCCGGATCGCGGCGGCGACCGGGCAGGAGCCGGAGCCCGGGCTGCTGACCAGGATGCTGGCGGCCGGCGGCGCCCTGGAGGGCCCGGCGGCAGAGATCATGGCGGAGACCGTCGGCTATCTGGGCGCGGGCATCGCGGGGCTGATCAATCTCTTCTCCCCGGAGCGCATCGTGCTGGGCGGCCCGGCGGGCTTGGCGCTGGGAGAGCGCTTTCTTCCCGACATTCGGGCTGCTGCCGCACGAAACGCCCTGAAGCAGCCGTACTCGCGTACCCGAATCGATCTCTGTCAGCTCGGGCCCGACGCCGTCGCGATGGGCGCGGCGACGCTGCCGATCGCGCGGCTGCTCGCCGACGGCGGCCTGCCGCCGGCGTCGGACGTCTCGGCACCGCCGTCGCGTGCCGCCCATCGGCGGTCGCTGGCCCGGGGCCGCGGCTGA